A window of the Haloarcula litorea genome harbors these coding sequences:
- a CDS encoding DUF7123 family protein, which translates to MSATAQAADSPLSEKQRRILEYLRSNADEQTYFKSRLIGDELGLSAKEVGTNMTTIADGDFDVDVEKWGYSSSTTWMVEA; encoded by the coding sequence ATGAGCGCGACTGCACAGGCGGCGGACAGCCCCCTCTCGGAGAAGCAGCGTCGCATCCTCGAGTACCTCCGGAGCAACGCCGACGAACAGACGTACTTCAAGTCACGGCTCATCGGGGACGAACTGGGGCTCTCCGCAAAGGAAGTGGGGACGAACATGACGACCATCGCCGACGGGGACTTCGACGTCGACGTCGAGAAGTGGGGGTACTCCTCCTCGACGACGTGGATGGTCGAGGCGTAG
- a CDS encoding TRAM domain-containing protein produces the protein MEISDELLCLFSADVSDDGDRYVVEVPRREVETGAIDAGATYRVALISTDASDGEGSSESEAEVPPDQPQPPVEPGETRYVEIEDIGKQGDGIARVERGYVIIVPGADIGERVKVEVTEVKSNFAVGEIIESDV, from the coding sequence TTGGAAATCTCGGACGAACTGCTGTGTCTGTTCAGTGCTGACGTGAGCGACGACGGCGACCGGTACGTCGTCGAGGTCCCCCGACGGGAGGTCGAGACGGGGGCGATCGACGCCGGCGCTACCTACCGGGTCGCGCTCATCTCCACCGACGCGAGCGACGGCGAGGGCTCAAGCGAGAGCGAGGCGGAGGTGCCGCCGGACCAACCCCAGCCCCCGGTCGAACCCGGCGAGACGCGGTACGTCGAGATCGAAGACATCGGCAAGCAGGGCGACGGCATCGCCCGCGTCGAACGCGGCTACGTCATCATCGTCCCCGGAGCCGACATCGGCGAGCGCGTCAAGGTCGAAGTGACCGAGGTCAAGTCCAACTTCGCCGTCGGCGAGATCATCGAGTCGGACGTCTGA
- a CDS encoding YkgJ family cysteine cluster protein encodes MESLDAELARARELDVGALADAIETIGFECTRCGACCKAETACGGGSDDETADEGESDPHTATVFPDEIRALQAAGDYDFRDVARPMPYGIEETADGPSGETFEWALQTDDCGDCTFYAEGDDGVGACTVHDDRPLICRTYPFSVGLGGTSQPMGEAVDGVALESGRAADDGDDQVTVRAHECEGLGREISRDEAEELAAALKERAVRELEEAIGVRENYEPVDADGVVVHDSEGQKRPDGTPLGDADGD; translated from the coding sequence GTGGAGTCACTCGACGCAGAACTCGCCCGGGCCCGTGAACTCGACGTGGGTGCGCTGGCCGACGCGATCGAGACCATCGGGTTCGAGTGTACCCGCTGTGGCGCGTGTTGCAAGGCCGAGACGGCCTGCGGCGGCGGGAGCGACGACGAGACGGCCGACGAAGGGGAGAGCGACCCCCACACAGCGACCGTCTTCCCCGACGAGATCCGGGCGCTCCAGGCCGCCGGCGACTACGACTTCCGGGACGTGGCCCGCCCGATGCCCTACGGGATCGAGGAGACGGCCGACGGCCCCAGCGGCGAGACCTTCGAGTGGGCGTTACAGACCGACGACTGCGGCGACTGCACCTTCTACGCGGAAGGCGACGACGGCGTCGGGGCCTGCACGGTCCACGACGACCGGCCGCTCATCTGCCGGACCTACCCGTTCAGCGTCGGGCTCGGCGGGACCAGCCAGCCGATGGGCGAGGCCGTCGACGGCGTCGCGCTGGAGTCGGGACGGGCGGCCGACGACGGCGACGATCAGGTGACGGTCCGAGCCCACGAGTGCGAGGGGCTGGGCCGTGAGATCTCGCGAGACGAGGCCGAGGAACTCGCTGCGGCCCTGAAAGAGCGAGCCGTCAGGGAACTGGAGGAGGCGATCGGCGTCCGCGAGAACTACGAACCGGTCGACGCCGACGGCGTGGTCGTCCACGACTCGGAGGGACAGAAGCGGCCCGACGGGACGCCACTCGGGGACGCCGACGGAGACTGA